Proteins from a genomic interval of Spea bombifrons isolate aSpeBom1 chromosome 4, aSpeBom1.2.pri, whole genome shotgun sequence:
- the LOC128490274 gene encoding securin-like: MIFVEQENGYLAANMMAKDRVRLPSNSAKGLSNKGQNMFPGKVFSASENQPKPSRKALGTVNKQLAPNKIPQSGAVKGKTNLNHAKKSQVSERKAVAKPVKEAYPDIENFFPYNPSDFERFDVPEDHKLSHLCLAGVPLIVNDNDVARFEKLIQFQPSPMEIPTLSWELDPVNYLPFLTTLDEITLDMPEIEC; this comes from the exons ATGATCTTTGTCGAGCAGGAGAACGGTTACCTTGCAGCCAACATGATGGCTAAAGATCGGGTGAGGCTCCCCTCAAACTCGG CAAAGGGGCTTTCAAACAAAGGGCAGAATATGTTCCCAGGAAAAGTGTTCAGTGCCTCTGAAAACCAGCCCAAACCATCCAGGAAAGCACTTGGAACTGTCAACAAGCAGCTGGCACCAAACAAAATACCACAGAGTGGGGCAGTTAAAGGAAAAACCAACCTAAACCATGCTAAAAAG TCTCAGGTTTCTGAAAGGAAGGCTGTTGCAAAGCCTGTGAAAGAGGCATACCCTGACATTGAGAACTTCTTCCCATACAATCCTTCAG ACTTTGAAAGGTTTGATGTGCCAGAAGACCATAAGCTCAGCCACCTTTGCCTAGCTGGTGTCCCCCTTATTGTAAATGACAATGATGTGGCAAGATTTGAAAAGCTGATACAATTCCAGCCTTCTCCGATGGAAATCCCAACTCTTTCTTGGGAATTGG ATCCTGTAAATTATTTGCCTTTCTTGACCACGCTTGATGAAATCACACTGGATATGCCTGAAATTGAATGTTAA